A section of the Saccopteryx leptura isolate mSacLep1 chromosome 6, mSacLep1_pri_phased_curated, whole genome shotgun sequence genome encodes:
- the SCGB3A2 gene encoding secretoglobin family 3A member 2, which translates to MKLVTVLLLVTVGICSYSANAFLVNSLPLPVSNVLPSPLDSVLSLLDPLKLLLKMLGISVEHLVDGLRKCVDELGPEASESVKKLLEALSHLV; encoded by the exons ATGAAGCTGGTCACTGTGCTCCTGCTGGTGACCGTTGGCATTTGCAGTTACTCTG CTAACGCCTTCCTGGTCAACAGTCTGCCACTTCCTGTCAGCAATGTCTTACCTTCACCTCTGGACAGCGTGCTCTCCCTCCTGGATCCGTTAAAGCTGCTTCTGAAAATGCTGGGCATTTCTGTTGAGCACCTGGTGGATGGGCTAAGGAAGTGTGTGGATGAGCTGGGCCCAGAGGCCTCTGAGTCTGTGAAGAAACTGCTG GAGGCCCTATCACATTTGGTGTGA